Part of the Plasmodium vinckei vinckei genome assembly, chromosome: PVVCY_13 genome, gtttgaTTATGAAATGAATGGATATATAACTGTCGAAAAAAcattacaaatattatatgtacgATTTGGCAGAGAAAAAATGGATTTAGAGGTCCAAGAAATTTTTGGCGATAAATATGAAGATAAATCAGGAGTCGAAAAGCAAATCTGtttaaaagaatatttagataatgaaaaaaagcGGATACGAAAATATaggttaaaaaatatctaaaataaaaatgaacaaaatacatatgtattcatttatttgtgtgagtatttatatatcgATATACCCATAATCGTATCAATGAAcgttttcattaatttcgttttttttgctGTTTGTCTAACAtctttaactttttttttatacagaAATGAAAATCACAAAAAAGGAGgaaaaacataattttgataattccgtaaattaaaaagaaagtGAATATTACAGAATTGTTaccataaaaatatttattttccacTTAtgtattacatatttttttacataaatatgtttgcTTCATAGTATGCGTGtagtatttataaaaaatataaataaattatgaagctatatattttattacataatataACATACATATTGTCTGCATAATTAACAGCTTAATTAATTATGccgtttttaattttttgctatatataaatgcttAAAATAACTTATTAAAactaattaataatttccaataaattataataatttatttgtatcgttttaattataaagtaTGTAATACGTTGCTTTTAATTCATGGCaaaaacacaaaaaaaaaatatataataattattacgTATATTTATGCTGCTTCcatgatatatatacgtATTGCATAaatttccatatttttatttccctttttaaaatcgtttttattttttgttatatgtTGGCATAggttaaatttttatatacattatttaaagaaaataaatttaatgtaaataatatatttattcattcgGCCATTTAAAATTCAAGCTAAAACtccatacatatatatataccattttttgtttatctGTTATAGtcaatattaaattaattacgAAATATTTACCGTTTTCCTTCATTATAtgtttgtttatattttttttttcatatatttttaatttatgacTACCAGTGCGCGtatatacaattataaTCTTCGTTATGTATTGTAATGCTACTGttatttgatttatagttttttttgttttaataaatttaagaaAATATGGAAATTGGTGATACCAATAAACCAAAGAAATATGATTCCCCCATTATCGGGGTATTAATATCTGTTTACATTAGCACTGTATTAATCGTGTTGATTTTATTGGCCTTTTTGTTTGATATATtagttataattttatttttcccaataatattatatagcaGACGGTTTAGATTGGCTATATTTGGTTATTCCTTAAagttttttatgaaattaGGTAAgataacaaaattaacaatttcatgtaaatataatgaatagTAAGAGAGTTACATTGttaacataataatatgaacgtacatatacataatgacgctattcatattattcaaatatCCATATCTGTATTGTTGTGCATGAATGCAATTTTGTAAAtgcataattttatacaacatttctttatttttttgctaCAGTTGTTTCCTGGTTAAATCCATTTTGGAATATTAAAgtgttaaaaaatttaaaaaaaggttATAATCCATCAAATGCAATAGTGTTTTCTAATCACTTATCATCACTAGATGCGTGGGTCATCAATTATACCTGGTATaagtataatataaaattcattTGTAAgaaatcattatttaaaatccCTATTTGTGGGCAATTAATAGCTTTATCTGATGAAGTTCCTATTGCGTTTGG contains:
- a CDS encoding 1-acyl-sn-glycerol-3-phosphate acyltransferase, putative — translated: MEIGDTNKPKKYDSPIIGVLISVYISTVLIVLILLAFLFDILVIILFFPIILYSRRFRLAIFGYSLKFFMKLVVSWLNPFWNIKVLKNLKKGYNPSNAIVFSNHLSSLDAWVINYTWYKYNIKFICKKSLFKIPICGQLIALSDEVPIAFGKGKGGWEVTKEAKEKAMTLAKEFNDLKYPLMVFPEGTRSNNGKLQLFKMGFFKFALQNNMEIIPCALHGSNNLWTVGSILFKRGTVYVSYGEPFRPTPGMTVPELAEKTRNIIFEMIKEFPDYNPNIDQLSVEFPESRGQGI